One part of the Candidatus Borreliella tachyglossi genome encodes these proteins:
- the rplO gene encoding 50S ribosomal protein L15, translated as MIKLKRPLGANKSRKVVGRGPGSGLGKTSGRGQKGQRARNTSPRPGFEGGQTPLYRRLPRRGFSNHDYKVKYEIVGLGDVDRKFETGDLVNYSTLCARGLVSKKVKNVKVLSNGNLTKKVDFEIFRISKSAEDLVTKLGCSIKLV; from the coding sequence ATGATTAAGTTAAAGAGACCTTTGGGAGCTAATAAGTCTCGAAAGGTTGTAGGTAGGGGTCCAGGATCTGGACTGGGAAAGACATCTGGTCGAGGTCAAAAGGGTCAGAGAGCCAGAAATACCTCTCCAAGGCCCGGTTTTGAGGGGGGCCAGACTCCTCTTTATAGAAGGTTACCAAGAAGAGGCTTCTCTAATCATGATTACAAGGTTAAGTATGAGATTGTAGGGCTTGGAGATGTAGATAGGAAATTTGAGACTGGAGATTTGGTGAACTATAGTACTTTGTGTGCGAGGGGGCTTGTGAGTAAAAAAGTTAAAAATGTTAAGGTTTTATCTAATGGTAATCTCACTAAGAAGGTTGATTTTGAAATCTTTCGTATTTCGAAATCCGCTGAAGACCTTGTAACAAAGCTTGGGTGTAGTATTAAATTAGTTTAG
- the secY gene encoding preprotein translocase subunit SecY has protein sequence MKGLFFNLFNIGDLRNKFLFTLFILFIFRVGSYLPIPGIDPVALRSYFKAQSDFSITNYFDFFSGGAFSNFSVFMLSIGPYISASIIIQLLVYSFPSLKKMQDGDGGRKKIKKYTKYLTIVAAVAQGYATSLYAKSIPGALNMPFNRYIFIAILTVTTGTFILLWLGEQINQRGIGNGASLIIFSGIVVRLQAALFNLFQGMRDPSQNINPVFVILVLSIFVLVVILIIYEYKAQRRIAIHYARANSKNTVSSYLPIKLNPSGVLPVIFASVLITLPLQILSGFAETSSLSRQILSYLRPNGSYYTLLNVILIIGFTYFYSKIQLSPKDISNNIRKNGGTIPGIKSDEMESYLDYIMNRTLFSGSIFLSIIAIIPFLVQNIFRFPYDVSRIMGSSSLLIMVGVALDTLIQIDAYLKTQGLSRGTSKKYAFLQKI, from the coding sequence ATGAAAGGGTTATTTTTCAATTTATTTAATATTGGGGATTTAAGAAATAAGTTTTTATTTACTTTGTTTATTCTTTTTATTTTTAGAGTTGGATCTTACTTGCCAATACCAGGAATAGATCCTGTAGCTCTTAGAAGTTATTTTAAGGCACAATCAGATTTTTCAATCACCAATTATTTTGATTTTTTTTCAGGTGGTGCTTTTAGTAATTTTTCTGTGTTTATGCTTAGCATAGGTCCTTATATTTCAGCGTCAATTATTATTCAGCTTCTTGTTTATTCTTTCCCTTCTCTTAAAAAGATGCAGGACGGGGATGGCGGCAGGAAGAAAATAAAAAAATATACAAAATATTTAACAATTGTTGCGGCAGTAGCTCAAGGATATGCTACGAGTCTTTATGCTAAGAGTATTCCAGGTGCGCTTAATATGCCGTTTAATAGATATATTTTTATTGCTATCTTAACAGTTACAACGGGTACTTTTATTCTTTTATGGCTTGGTGAACAAATTAATCAAAGAGGAATTGGAAACGGTGCTTCTTTAATAATTTTTTCAGGAATAGTAGTTAGACTTCAAGCGGCTTTGTTTAATTTATTTCAAGGTATGCGAGATCCTTCTCAGAATATTAATCCTGTTTTTGTAATATTGGTTTTAAGCATTTTTGTTTTGGTTGTCATACTAATCATATACGAATATAAGGCACAAAGAAGGATTGCTATTCATTATGCTAGAGCAAATTCTAAAAATACGGTTAGTTCTTATTTACCAATAAAGCTTAATCCATCGGGCGTTTTGCCTGTTATTTTTGCGTCTGTGCTTATTACTCTGCCTTTGCAAATTTTGAGTGGATTTGCTGAAACTTCTTCGCTTTCGAGGCAAATTTTATCTTATTTAAGACCCAATGGATCTTATTATACTCTATTGAATGTCATTTTAATAATAGGATTTACATATTTTTATTCGAAAATACAATTAAGTCCAAAAGATATAAGTAATAATATTAGAAAAAATGGGGGCACTATCCCCGGGATAAAGTCTGATGAGATGGAAAGTTATTTGGATTATATCATGAACAGAACATTATTTTCAGGTTCTATTTTTTTGTCTATTATTGCAATTATTCCGTTTTTAGTACAGAATATTTTTAGATTTCCTTATGATGTCTCAAGAATTATGGGTAGTTCTTCATTGCTTATTATGGTGGGAGTGGCTCTTGACACATTAATACAGATTGATGCGTATTTAAAGACTCAAGGATTGTCTCGTGGAACTAGTAAAAAATATGCTTTTTTGCAAAAAATTTAG
- the rpmJ gene encoding 50S ribosomal protein L36, translated as MKVRVSVKPICEKCKVIKRKGVLRIICDNLKHKQRQR; from the coding sequence ATGAAAGTTAGAGTGAGTGTGAAGCCAATTTGTGAGAAATGTAAAGTAATAAAGAGAAAAGGTGTTTTGAGAATTATTTGTGATAATCTAAAGCATAAACAAAGACAAAGATAA
- the rpsM gene encoding 30S ribosomal protein S13 — MARIAGIDLPNNKQLQIALTSIYGIGRTRALEICRKTDVLPDKKAKDLDNDEINRLRRIVESDYVVEGKLRSELAMSIKRLMDIACYRGLRHRKGLPLRGQRTKTNARTRKGKRKTVANKKVATK; from the coding sequence ATGGCTAGAATAGCAGGAATAGATTTGCCAAATAATAAACAACTTCAAATAGCTCTTACATCTATTTATGGCATAGGAAGAACTAGGGCTTTAGAGATTTGCAGAAAAACAGATGTTTTACCGGACAAAAAGGCTAAGGACTTAGATAATGATGAGATTAATAGACTTAGAAGAATAGTTGAGAGTGATTATGTTGTTGAGGGCAAACTTAGGAGTGAATTGGCTATGTCTATTAAGAGACTTATGGACATTGCATGCTATAGAGGACTTAGGCATAGGAAGGGTTTGCCTTTGAGAGGACAGAGAACTAAAACTAATGCAAGAACTAGGAAAGGTAAGAGAAAAACTGTAGCTAATAAGAAAGTAGCTACTAAATAA
- the rpsK gene encoding 30S ribosomal protein S11, translated as MNARVSTNKKKVKRSIGEGNVYIQATFNNTIVTVSDIRGNTLAWASAGGMGFKGAKKSTPYAAQITAESALGKVKDFGINYVHVFVKGPGIGRESAIRAVGSTGMVVRSISDVTPIPHNGCRPKKTRRV; from the coding sequence TTGAATGCAAGAGTATCAACTAACAAAAAAAAGGTAAAAAGAAGCATTGGAGAGGGTAATGTTTATATACAAGCTACTTTTAATAATACAATTGTAACTGTATCTGACATAAGAGGCAATACTTTGGCTTGGGCAAGTGCTGGTGGTATGGGTTTTAAGGGTGCTAAAAAATCAACTCCGTATGCTGCGCAGATAACTGCGGAATCTGCTTTGGGTAAGGTTAAGGATTTTGGGATTAATTATGTTCATGTTTTTGTTAAAGGTCCAGGAATTGGTAGGGAGTCTGCCATACGAGCTGTAGGATCAACGGGTATGGTTGTGAGGTCAATCTCTGATGTTACTCCAATACCTCATAATGGGTGTAGACCTAAGAAAACCAGACGAGTTTAG
- a CDS encoding DNA-directed RNA polymerase subunit alpha, with product MSLEKLLKDFTIPDRIEFLRGEDDGSYGKFIIYPFEKGFGVTIGNTLRRVLLSSIEGYAISAMRIQSNIGGSLKIVSSEFDLIPGVVEDTLEVIANIKNIHLRLDEGVNSATISFTVNGKDTDVLKAAHLAREGVEVFNKDLVIATLSSDVSLDFEFQVNYGRGYVSSEQNSQYLEEVNTIALDSIFSPIEKVSYFIEDTRVGQRSDYDKLVMEIWTTGVISARDAIKKAASIVRDFLLPLMNFEDKVIHSIENSELKDSDLLDMSVEKLDLSVRSLNCLTKENVKTLGELISKSSDELSRARNFGKKSLEEIIEKLNVYGLFLGMAKAEALKVLSKNDKIR from the coding sequence ATGTCTTTAGAAAAACTTTTGAAAGATTTTACTATACCTGATAGGATTGAGTTTTTAAGAGGAGAGGATGATGGCTCTTATGGAAAGTTTATAATATATCCTTTTGAAAAAGGTTTTGGAGTTACTATTGGGAATACTTTAAGACGAGTTTTATTATCTTCTATTGAAGGCTATGCTATTTCTGCTATGAGAATTCAGTCTAATATAGGTGGATCCTTAAAGATTGTTTCAAGTGAATTTGATTTAATACCTGGCGTTGTGGAAGATACTCTTGAAGTAATTGCTAATATTAAAAACATTCATTTAAGGTTAGATGAGGGGGTTAACAGTGCAACAATAAGTTTTACTGTTAATGGCAAGGATACTGATGTTTTAAAGGCAGCCCATCTTGCAAGAGAGGGTGTTGAGGTATTCAATAAAGATTTGGTAATTGCTACACTCTCGAGTGATGTGAGTTTAGATTTTGAATTTCAAGTCAATTATGGAAGAGGTTATGTCTCTTCTGAGCAAAATTCACAATATTTAGAAGAAGTTAATACTATTGCGCTTGATTCTATATTTTCTCCAATAGAAAAGGTATCATATTTTATTGAAGATACTAGGGTTGGACAAAGGTCTGATTATGATAAGCTTGTTATGGAGATTTGGACAACAGGTGTTATTAGTGCTAGGGATGCAATAAAAAAGGCAGCCTCTATAGTGCGAGATTTTTTACTCCCATTGATGAATTTTGAAGATAAGGTTATTCATTCTATTGAGAATTCTGAATTGAAAGATTCTGATTTGCTTGATATGAGTGTTGAAAAACTAGACTTATCTGTCAGATCTTTAAATTGTTTAACTAAGGAAAACGTTAAGACCTTAGGAGAGCTTATCAGTAAGAGCTCGGATGAGCTCTCAAGGGCGAGAAATTTTGGGAAAAAAAGTCTAGAAGAGATAATTGAAAAACTCAATGTTTATGGATTATTTTTAGGAATGGCTAAGGCAGAGGCTCTTAAGGTATTGAGTAAAAACGATAAGATTAGGTAA
- the rplQ gene encoding 50S ribosomal protein L17, protein MKTRVGFNRLDRKSSHRKALLRNMVISLLKYERITSTKVKVSEVKRFAEKLITRAKVDSVHNRREVSKFIHDKYVLNKLFTKISPIFKERKGGYTRVIKLGQRYGDAAEMAILELVDKTLEEK, encoded by the coding sequence ATGAAAACTAGGGTAGGATTTAATAGGCTAGATAGAAAATCAAGTCATAGAAAGGCACTTTTAAGAAATATGGTAATTTCTCTTTTGAAGTATGAGAGAATAACTTCTACTAAGGTAAAGGTAAGTGAGGTTAAGCGATTTGCTGAGAAGTTGATTACTAGAGCTAAAGTTGATAGTGTTCACAATAGGAGAGAAGTGTCAAAGTTTATACATGATAAATATGTTCTAAATAAATTATTTACTAAAATTTCCCCTATCTTTAAAGAAAGAAAGGGTGGTTATACTAGGGTTATTAAACTAGGGCAAAGGTATGGAGATGCAGCTGAGATGGCAATTCTTGAACTAGTTGACAAAACTTTGGAAGAAAAATAA